The following DNA comes from Marichromatium purpuratum 984.
CCCGGCGAGGCGGTCGCGCGGGCGGTTGTGACGCAGCCAGTCCTCGGCCCAGGCATGGTCAGCGGCGCTGAGCGGCGCGCGCTCCGGGACCACCGCCTGGCCGTCGAGCGCGACCCTGAGCGCGAGCCCGGCGAGACCGAGCAGGATCAGCAGGCTGAGCCAGCCGAGTCCCTTGATGATGAGATGCATGATGCGGACTCCTGTGCGGCGCATGGCGGGCAGGGTAGCGGCTGTGCTGCGCGCGGCCAAGCCCGCGGCTTGCGGGGTGCGTCCGGCGCGGTCATGCTGGGATGATCCGTGTCAGACCGAGTGAGGTGATGGTGATGTGTCCGATCCGTGCGTTCGAGGGGCGTCGTGCGGAGATCGACCCAGACGCCTGGGTCGACCCGAGCGCGGTGCTGATCGGCGCGGTGCGACTCGCCGCCGCGGCCTCGGTGTGGCCGGGGTGCGTGGTGCGCGGTGATGTCGAGCGCATCGAGATCGGTGCCGCCAGCAACGTCCAGGACGGCTGCGTGCTGCACGTCTCGCACGACGGCCCCTTCCGCCCGGGCGGCGCCCCGCTGCTGATCGGTGAGCGGGTCACCGTCGGTCATCAGGCGCTGCTCCACGGTTGCGAGATCCGCGAGCGCTGTCTGATCGGCAGCGGCGCCCGCGTGCTCGACGGCGCCCTGATCCATCCCTACACCCTGCTCGGCGCCGGCGCCCTGGTCACCCCGGGGCAGGAACTCGCCGGCGGTCAGCTGTGGCTGGGCGCGCCGGCGCGCCCGGTGCGTCTGCTGAGCGAGCGCGAGCGGGCGCAGATCGACTACTCGGCCGAACACTATGTTGCGCTCGCTGCGCGCCATCGTGCCGCCTTGGCGGAGGTCGACGGATGAGCCGGCGAGCACGACGTCCGGTGGCCGCGTCGCACGATGCGAGCACGCAGGCAGCCCTGGTCGATGCCTTCCGCGGTGGCGATCTGTCACGTGCCGAGACCCTGGCTCGACGTCTCACCGCGACCCGTCCGGGCGCGGCCTTCGGCTGGAAGGCGCTCGGCTCGGTGTTGCTCGCCGAGGGTCGTCCACGCGCGGCGTTGGATGCGCTGGAGCGGGCGCTGGCGCTGGCCGGGGACGACCCCGAGTGTCGCAATACCCTGGGCCGTGCGTTGCTCGACCTGGGCGAGCCCGCGCGTGCCCTCGAGGTGCTCGAGCGCGCCCGGGTGCTGCGCCCGGCAGACCCCATGGTGCTCGGCAACCTCGGCGCCGCGCTGCAGGCGCTGGGCCGGAGCGAGGCGGCGCTCGTGCCGCTGGCCCGCGCCGTGGCGCTGGCGCCGGACTCGGCCGCGGCGCTCAACAACCAGGCCGGTGCCTTGCTCGTGCTCGATCGCGCCGCTGCCGCGCGCCCCTTGCTGGAACGGGCGCTGGCGCTCGATCCCGGGCTGGTGCAGGCGCGTGCCAACTGGGTGCGCAGTGTCGAGATGCTGCGCCCCGACGCGCCGTCCCCGGCGTTGCGCGGCCTGTTGGTACGGGCGCTGGATGAGTGTTGGTGCATGCCGCAGCGGCTGCTCGTGCCCAGCTGCGCGCTGCTGCACGCCGAGCCGAGCATCGCCGCGCTGATCGCCCGCGCCGCCGTCCACTGGCCGGGGTCGCCGACCTTGGCGGTGCTCGGCGGTGCCTCGGTGGTCGCGGCCCTGCTCGACGACGCGTTGCTGATGGCGTTGCTGCCACGGGTGATCCTCGGCGATGTCGGGCTCGAGCGGTTGCTGACCCTGTTGCGCCGGGCGTTGCTCGTCGAGGTCGAACGGGCGCGACTCGACGCCGCCGGGCTGGCGCTGCTGGTGGTGATCGCGCAGCAGTGCGAGCTTGCCGAGTTCGTCCATGACCAGACCGACGAGGAGACCGCGCGGGTCGCTGCGCTGCGCGCTGAGCTGGCCGAGGCGCTGCGCTGGCGCGCGCCGATCGCCGCTGAGCGGGTGGCGGCGGTGGCCGCCTATCTGCCGCTCGGCTCCATCCCCTTCGCCGAGCGCCTGCTCGAGCGGGACTGGCCGGAGGGGCTGCAGCCCCTGCTCGAGCGTCAGCTCGTCGAGCCTCTGGCCGAGCGGCGTCAGCTCCAACACATCGAGCGCTGGGCGCTGACCGAGGATGTGGTGAGCCGGCGGGTGCGCGCGCAGTACGAGCGCAATCCCTATCCGCGCTGGCGGGTGAGCGAGCCGGTGCTGACGCCGGCGCCCGACCTGCCGGCGCTGCTGCGCCAGCGTCTGCCCGGCGTCGAGCTGGAGGGCGTGGTCTGCCCCGAGACGCCCGAGGTGCTGGTCGCCGGCTGCGGCACCGGCGAGCACGCGATCGCCACGGCGCGCCGGCTGCGTGGGGCGCGGGTGCTGGCGATCGACCTGTCGCTACGCAGTCTCTGCCATGCCCGCGCGCGCAGCGAGGCCCTCGGGGTCGCGGTGCGCTATGCCCAGGCCGATCTGCTGGCGCTCGCCGCGCTCGACGAGCGCTTCGACCTGATCGAGTCGGTGGGGGTGTTGCACCATCTCGACGATCCGCTCGCCGGTGTGCGGGTGCTCGTCGGGCGTCTGCGGCCCGGCGGGGTGATGCTGCTCGGGCTCTACAGCGAGCGGGCACGCGCAGCCGTGTATCGTGCGCGGGCGCTGGTGGATGCCGCCGGGATCGGTGACGACCCGGCGCGGATCCGTCGCGCCCGTCAGCGACTGATCGAGGCCGCCGACGAGGAGCGGGTGCTGCGTCCGCTGCTCGATTCGCCCGATTTCCACTCGATGAGCGGTTGTCGCGATCTGCTGTTCCACGTCCAGGAACACTGCTTCACGCCGTCTGGGCTTGCCGATCTGTTCAGTGATGCCGGACTGGAGCTGCTCGGCGTCGAGCTCGATCCGACCCGGCGCGCAGCCTATCGCGCGCGTTTCCCGGAGGATCCGACGGTGGCCGATCTGGCGCGGCTCGATACCTTTGAGCGCGATCATCCGCTGACCTTTGCGGGGATGTATCACTGCTGGGTCCGGCCGCGCGCCGGGACGCGGCCGGACTAGACGGAGGGGCGATCAGCTACCGCGCAGCTTGGGTGGACGGGGCTCGGGCTTTTGACTGATACGGTGCTCGAGCTGCTCGGGCGGAAGCGGCGGGGCGTAGAGTTCGCCCTGGGCGTGCGGACAGCCGATGGTGAGCAGCAGTTCGCGCTGACCCTCGGTACGTACGCCATCGGCGAGCAGGCCGATCTCGAACGACTGGGCGAGGGCGACGATGGCGTGTACCACGTCGAGATCCTCCTGGGCCTCGGGCAGGTTCTCGATGAAGCCGCGATGGATGCTCAGGGTGCCCACCGACAGCCGGCGCAACAGCGAGGGGGCGAGCCAGCCGGCGCCGACGTCACGCAGCGTCAGGTGGACGCCGAGCTGGTGCAGGGCGGCGAACAGCTCGACGATCTGATCGCTGTGCTTGAGCAGCAGCCCCTCGGTGAACTCCAGCTCGAGCTGATCGCCGGCGAGTCCGTGGGTGTCGAGCGCGCGTGCGATGGTGCTGGCCAGATCGAGTCGCAGCAGCAGCGGCTCGGAGACGTTCAGCGCCAGTCGTCCGACCGGCAGCCCCCGGCTGCGCCAGCGCTGGAACTGCTCGCAGGCGCGGTTCAGCGTCCAGTGCCCGAGTTCGACGAGGAAGCCGCCGTCATCGGTCAGTGGCAGGAAGCGCTCGGGCGCGACCAAGCCGAGTTGCGGCTGGTTCCAGCGCGCCATCGCCTCGATGCCGCACCATCGACCCGACTCGACGTCGACGCGCGGTTGGTAATGGAGCTGGAAATCACCGCGCTCGAGCCCCTCGCGCAGCTGGCCGATGAGCCGCTGGCGCTCCTCGGCGGCGGCGTCGGTGTGGATCGCCAGGCAGCGATAGGCGTTGCGTCCGCCCTGCTTGACCGCGCGCAGCGCCGATTCGGCCTTGGCGAGCAGCAGGTCGCGGTCGCGGCCGGTGCTGGGATCGAAGGCGATGCCGATGCTGGCGGTGACGAAGACCTCGTGTTCGCGGATGTGAAAGGGCGCGGCGAGGCAGTTCTGCAGTCGCTGGGCGATCGATTCGGCCTCACCGATCCCGGGGATCTCCTCGAAGATCAGGCCGAACTGATTGGCGCTGAGTCGGGCGAGGGTGTCGGCCGGGCGGATCTCGCTGCGCAGGCGCAGCGCCACCGAGCGCAGCAGTTCGTCGCCGATTTGCGGGCCGAGATGGGTGTTGATGTTGGCGAAGCGGTCGAGATCGATGAGGAAGAGGGCGAGCGGGATCTGCTTGCGCTGGCGCAGCTCGATGGCGTGCTCCAGCCGGGAGTTGAACAGCAGCCGGTTGGGCAGCTTGGTGAGCTGATCGTAGTGGGCCAGGTACTCGGCGCGGCGCGGGGTGTTGAGGGTGGCGCTGTGCTCGGCGAAGACGCCGACATAGTTGAGCAGGTTGCCACGGGCGTCGACGATGCGGTGGATGGCCAGGCGCTGGAGATAGATCTCGCCGTCCTTGCGGCGGTTCCAGACCTCGCCGATCCAGGAGCCGTGCTTGAGCAGGTGACGCCACATGCCGACGAAGAAGCTGCGCGGGTGCCAGTGCGAGTTGAGCAGGCTGGGATTGCGACCGAGGACTTCGGCCTCGGTATAGCCGGTGATGCGGCTGAAGGCGGCGTTGACGGCGATGATGCCGCCCTCGGGGTCGGTGATCAGCACGCCCTCGGAGGTCGCGGCATAGACTGCGGCCGACTGCAGCAGACGGCGCTCGGCCTCGCGCACCAGGGTGACATCGCGGACATTGATCACCGCGCCGGCAAGCTGGTCGTCGTCGCCGTGGTGTGGACTGACCCGTATCTCGAGGTCGCGTGGTTCGCCGTCGGGGCCGGGGCGACGCAGATCCTCAGCATGCTCCTTGGCGTGCGCGAGACAGTGCTCCAGTGCCTGCTGCAGCGCGGCGCCGAGTGTCTGGTCGGAGATCACCCGGCCAAGTGGCTGATCGATGACCGCGTCGTAGTCACGATCGAGCGCGTTGAGGAAGGCGCGGTTGACGGCGCGGATGTGGTGCTCGGGATCGACGAAGGCGAGCCGCTCGGATGAGGCGGCGAGGATCTCGCTGTAGTGCGAGAGCGCCTGCTCGGCGCGGTAGCGCTCGGTGATGTCCATGACCACGCCGCAGATACGGGCGTCGCTCTCGGTGGCGCGCGGGTCGATATGGCCGGTGCCCTCGACCCAGCACTCGCTGCCATCGGGGCGCTGCAGCCTGAAGCGCACCTGGATCGGTGCGTGGGATTCTCCCGCCTGCTCGAGGGCCTGCTCGACGCGCGGACGGTCGTCGGGGTGGATGAGCCCGAGCGCGTCCTCGAGCATCAGCATCTCGGTCGGGGGCAGCCCCCAGATGTCGTACCAGGTGCGGGTGACGCGGACCTGACCGGTCGCCACCTCGAGCTGCCAGTTGGCGACCCGGGCGAAGGCCTGGGCTTCTTCGGTATGGGCTGGATACTGGTTTGCGAGTTCGCTCCGGGCGGTATCCATGACCATGACCAGCCATTGCGTCTCCTGGTTCTGGTAAGGCGATACCGCCAACTGTGCCCTCAGCTGCCCGTTCTTGGTCGCCAGCAGGATATTCAGTCGCCGCGGCGATGCCTCGTGAGTGGCGATGTCGAACTGTGCGAGTAGCGCGGGGGAGGCATATGCGAGCAGATCGCTGAAGCATGTGCCGCGCAGTTCGGTGCCGGGCTTGCCGATCAGTTCGAGAAGCGGGCGATTGACTTCGGTGATGCGCAGTCCTTGGTCAAGGAGGAGCGCTCCTTGCGGGATGGCTGAGAGCAGAGACATAAAGGGTTCGGGAAAGGTTTTTTTTCGGTTTCAGGGAGGTGTGTCGTTCCTGAATCGATCGGGGAGTTTGGCCGGTTCATATGATTTGGATATCCGTTTTCCGGTCTGGGTTACCAGCAGCCACTGACGCCGCCACTGCCGGATGCCCCTTTCTTCCCTGACTGGTCCAGGCTCAATGTCGCGCACTTGGTGTCATGTGTGCTTTGTGCGCCGATGGGGAGTGCTTCTATGGTGTAGGTGCTGCGGCCGAGATCCTTGACGGTGATGGTGTATCTGGCATCGATACCGTCATCGCTGCTGCAGGACAGGTTCGGGGCGGCGCCCGCGTACGACATGTTTTCGGTGTAATAACGCTCCATGAACTGGGCGTATTCACCGATACAGGATTTGGCACGCCCACGATAGGTCTTGGTGACCTGGTCGATATAGGAGGGGTAGGCGATCGCTGCCAGTATGCCGATGATGGCAACGGTGATCATCAGCTCGATCAGCGAGAAACCAGCGCTGTGCTTCTTTCCCATGAGCTTAGTACTCCAGGATCTCTCGCCAGGAGGCGCGGTTGATCGAACTCTCCGGTGCACGGATCTGGATCGTCTCGGTATCGCTGTTGTCGAGAACGACCTGCATGAAGTTGGCGACGAAGGTCGGTTGGTTGGGGACGTGCGAGAATCCGATCCCGGATACCGGGGTCGGTTCGCCGCCGACGTCGAGCGTGTCACTCTGGTCGAATTCCCCGTCTCGGTCAATGTCGAAGATCCCCTCGCTGAGTCTGGCGCCGGTGAAGGGGTCGATCGCCATGACGAAGCCGTTACCCGTGGGTTGGCAACTGTCACTCGAGTCGGGTATGCGGGTGGTGCTGAACAGGACTGCGCCCTGGAATTGGTTGGGCAGGGTCATGCGCTCGCCCTCGCGACCATTGACCGGTGAGACGAGGTCGATGTACCAGCCGCTCTTGTCCTTCAGATCGTCGCTCCCTCCCTCGGAGACGACCCTGACGGCCAGCTCGTCGACCAGCCCTTCGGCCAGGATCTGGCGAGCAACGAGGTTGGAGCGGCTGGAGATGGTCTGACCTTCGTCGACCAGGCCGTACCAGGTTTGCACTTGTGTGTCGGCGATATCGGTCTCGTTGAGATAACGACCGGTGCCGAAGAAGACCCAGCGTAGATCGCTGTCGGGATCGACGCCGACCAAGGGTGAGGCGGTGATGGGCTGAGCGATGTTCGAGGCATCTGTCGCAGTGAACAGTAATCTGCTCTGTGGGGTGTTGCTGGAAAGGTTCTCGAACCTCCACAGGTTGCCCTTCAGGTCGCCGGCATAGGCAGTGTCGGTGAAGCCGTCACCGTTCGAGTCCCATGCATAGATCGCCGACAAGGCGTTGTCGGTTACCGCCGTCGGCTCCACGCTCACCGCGTTGCCGTCGGCCACGTTGATCACCAACAGCTGGGCTGTGCCGCTCTGGTTGTCCGGGCCGTTGCCGAGCAGGACGCGCCAGTCGCCGTCGTCGACCTGAGCGACGATCGGCTTGCCGATGTTGCGGCCGAGTCCGGGGATGTCTTGTTCGTCCCTTTCCCAGAGCAGCGAAATGTTGGTCGGATCGGTGACATCCAGTGCGAATACCCCGGGGCCGCCTCGCCCCAAGGTCCCGATCAGCACGCTCCTCCAGGCCCCCGAGGTATAGACGTCTGCCACCGTCAGCTCACCATCGACGAAGTAGCGATGGGCATAGTCGGGATTGGCCAGGGACACGAGGCCTTTCGAGAAGACAGCGTTGGGGATGAATGCGTAGACCTCTTCTCCGGTGGCGGCATCGAATGCATGCAGCATGCCGTCGTTTGCGCCGACGTAGAGTGTTGCTGAACGACTCTGCTGGTTGCGACTGAAATTGGCATAGCTGCTGGCGCCGAGGAAGGTTGCGCCGACATAAAAGGACGGGTCGGGTGAGGACACATGGACAGGTGCTGAGTTGACGATGTCGCCGAGCAGGTGCTGGCGACTCCTCAGGGTTCCGCTCGGCGTTTCGTTCGAGGTGTCTCCACGGAGATAGTCGACGATCGAACTCGATTGCAGGAGAGCTTGCTGAGAGCTGCTGAGATTATCCCAGGTGAAAGGTTCGGCGGTTTGCGAGTCCGGGCGGTTGAAGAAGATCTTGCGGGCATCCCAGGCAGGAAGAGCGTCGTTTGCGCTCCACTCCGGTGTTTCGCTGAGGACTCCGGTCTGGGTGTCCATGCTGAAGGCCTCGACATCTCCGTCCCAGGAACCGCTGACGAAGCTCGCTTGGTAGCTTCTGGTGTCGGTACTCAGCTCCGATGAGTTGGTCGCCAGTCCGCTCCCGGTTCCCACGGTCTCCTCGACGATGTTGCTGAATGCCTGGGTCAGGCTTTCGATCATCTTGTCAGCTTCGCTGGCGACATAGAAGTTGTCGGGGCGCTTGTCGCCTGTCGACAGGATGTCGCCTGTCGTGTGCCACCAGCTGTCGGGGAGTGGTTCGGTCTGCTCGTAGGTTCGGTAGTCGTCCGGTACGGAGAAGCCGCCGTACTTGGTGGCGAGCCAGTACTGATTGCGCGCGCGCGACTCCAGTCTTTGCGCCTCGCGGACATCGACCCAGTAGGTCGACACGGTTTGCTTGTCGATAAGGTCTGGACGGATATCGCGGGTATGGGCGTCATAGGCGAGTCCCACGATGTAGGCCGAGTTCTCGCGTCCGGTGAAGGGGGTATTGATGGTGATGCCTTCGAGGAGCGCGACGCGCTGGGTCGCGGTCACGACGTCGATGCTACTGTCGCCGCTGACTTCGCTTGGGACCGCCGGTTCGTCGCGGGTCCGGCTGTTGCCCGGCAGGTTCTTGTCCCTGTGGGTGTTGGCGTCGCCGATGCCGAGGATGACGCTCTTCTGGCAGTAGTGCTGGATGGGGTCCTGCCATGAGGTGATGACGGGGAAGCCATCGGCAAGCTGATATTGCTGGCTGTAAGAGCCCGAGATGTCCGAGTATCCGGAGACATTTCCCTGATGCTTGAAGTAGCGTAGCGCGGCATAGAAGAGTTCGCTGACCGGGTCGATGCTCTTGTGGTTCGTGCTGGTCATCTCGCCGAACTTGTTGAGATAGTTGATGACGCCGCTATCCTCGACACCGGCCGCGCCGAGCGTCAAGGTGATATCCGATGGGGTTGGGTTTGGGGTCAGGACGCCGGTCGCCAGGTCCCATTCGGGGTTCGGGTTCTCGATGGTGAGTCCGGAGTCATCGATCATGTTCTCTCCGATGAAGCGCATTCCGGCTCTGAGTACTCCGCCGTCCCGATATTTGTTCGAGTCGTTCAGGTATCCGAAGACCGCATAGCGAATCCTGCTCGAGTACTCCTGAAGCAATCCCTCGGGTTTGTAATGACTGCCGTATCGTACACAGTTCGCCTCGAGTGAAACGCTCGGGTCGCAGACCTTGACGCGAACATGTGCCTCGAAGGTGCTCGACTGGGAGTCAGAAGATTTCAATGGATAGGGAATGTCGCTGTCCGTGGTCGACACCGACAGGTCGTCGATATAATACGTGTGCCCACCATGGACGACGACACGATCGAAGCGGTTGTAGCTGTTGTCGGTGATCCCGCTGATACTGCCGAGCTGCTGATTCCTGTCATCAAAGACCTGGAGTGAAAGCTCGCCATCATCGTGTGAGGTGAGAACGAAGCGATACCACTCGTCTTCAGGTCTGTTCCAGCTCTGTCTGGATCCCACCGATGATGCACTGCCACTGTTGCGCTTTTCGATGCCGAATTGTGTGCTGGTGAATACGATGCCGTAGCCGTCGAAGTCAGAATCGCTGATCGACAGGCGATCGGCATTTCCTCCTCCGCTGTTCGATGGGCGATAGATCCAGCCGGTGAAGACGAAATTGCGATCGATCGTTTGGGGCATTGTCCTGTAGCCCCCATTGGGATCGTTCGAGCTCGTCTTGCGCAGGCTGCCGGGTATCGCATCGACAGAGCGCGAGCTGTCTCTTGACACCTCTCCGTTACGATACCTGTTCCACCCGGAAGAGAAATCTGAGTCTGCGAAGACCTGCTGGCTCGCTTGTGCGTTACCGATCGAACCGAAATCGTTCGGTAGAGTGAAATACATCCTGTTGCCGAGACCGTTGATGCGAATGTTTATCCAATCGGCTGCGAAGGGGGTTGCGCCAGAGACGAGCGATTCATCGCTTCCGGATTGAGGTGTTCTTCGCTCGGGATAGACATTGGTGCCGCCCTGGCCATCGTGTCTTGCCTTTTGCAGCCAGGTTTCCCCGACTGTGTCGCGGTATCTGTATCCCCCCGAAAGGGCCGCGCGGAAGGGGTCGATGGTCTGGGTTGCCGCCCAGTTCATGAAGTTTCCACTCCATTCACCATCTCCAGAGCACCTGTGATCGTTGGTGGTGGATGAAGGGTAGAAATGGCGTTCTTCCTCGGCCGACTCGATGCCTTCGTAGCGATAGCACTTGTTCGAGTCGAAGTAACCTGCGTAGGCGCGGTCCTCGGTGTACGCGCCGAGGTTGGCGAGGCTGTTGATCGTGGGCCACTCCACGGAGGGGACCAGCGCGAGGTTGCCGGGTACATTGGTTCCTACGGACAGGGGGGTCTGTGAAACCATGTCTGCGCATGCCAGCTGTGAGATCAAGAGCGTGGCCAGTGTCAGCTTGATTTTGGTGATCGACCTTCTCGGGCGGTTCTCGAGTTCAGTGTGCATGGAGCTTGCCCCGCGATGTCAGAGGTTCCTTTCAAAGATGCCCGAGAGGACGACGAGTGCACGATCCTGTACCGCGGTCGGGCTGGCGCTCCGCGCGATGACGCGATAGTAAGCGACTTCGCCGCCGCCGCCGCCGCCGCCGTACTGCATGTTGTTGGCGCTGTTGCTGGAATTGAGCGAGGTTGTACTGGGTGCCTTACCGAGATAGTGGATCTGATATTGCGGTGCACCCGTGACCATGCCGTCGTTGATCCGGTATTCGGTGTCGACGGTGATCCAGTTGGTGTCGTCGGCCTGGAAGGTTTCTGGTGGAACGGGCTGGCAGCTGTTGGTGCTGGTCGGCGAGCAGTCGACTCCACCGAGCGCGCTGATCTCCCAGTCCTCGGCGATCGCGCTCTGGGCCGCGCGCAGCGCGGCCTCGCTCATCTGCATGGCGAGCGAGCGGTCGTAGGTGTTGGCGCTCATCTTCTCCTGGACCCTTGCCTGTTTGATTCCGGAGAGGCCGATCAGGGTGGCGACCATGAGCAGGATCATGGAGATGGCGAGCGCCGCGCCGCGCTGCGAGGATGGCGTGCCCGAAATCGGCTGCTTGATCGTGTTCATTGTGCGCGATTTCTCAATGAGACCAGATAGGTTTGTCGTCCATCCGTTGTGCTTGCGATAGAGATGTTCTGTGCGGTACTGGCGAACGTCAGGGTGATCTCGACCGCGTTGACGTTGCTCCAGTCGGTTATCGTCTCGACGAATTGATTACTGCCGGACAGGCGATAGCGCAACTGCATGTCGGTGACGCCGGGGATGATCTCGGTGGCTTCTGCTTCCGGGGTTCCGGAGCTTCCGACCTCGAGCATCGCACGATAAAGACCTCGCCCGCCTTCAGTCGCTCGTTCATTGTTGCCGATATACCAGAAGGTGGCGTTGAGCCTGGAGACAGAGGCGTTCTTTGGAAACTGGTGGTTCTTGGCCGCTGCCGGCTTGCATGCGTGGGGATGGTCAAGGCCCGTGGTGCAGTTGCCGGGGGTCCCGCCCGTATCGCTGTAGCCGATGATCCCGGATGACTGGTTATAGGTGTTCGCCTGGAAGATGGTCGCGTGGTCGTTGTCGCAAACGATCAGGATCTCGCCGGCTTCGATGTCCGTGGATGCCGGATCGATGGTGATTTGGGTGCCGCTGACATCGTGTGTGGAAACGCCAAAGCCGTTGTCGCGGATCGACTGCAGCTGTAATGCATCGGTGCCATTGACGCGTCCGCCGTTGCTCGATGAGAAACCGATCGCTGATGCGGCCTCGTCACCCTTATATCCCTGGATCGGACGCCATGTTGCCCACCACTCCGGGGAGGTGTTGAGTACGCTGGAGATCCGCTCGTTGCCACAGCCGGTACTGCCCGCCTGACGGATGTCCCGGCTCAACAACTCGAAGGCCGTGCGTTGGTTCTCGATCGTCTCCGCGAGCGCCTCGATCGTTCGTTGACTCTGACGGTTGGCGATGAGCGCGCTGATCGTGCCGCCGGTGACCACCAGGCCGAGCAGCATGGCGATCATGAGTTCGACCAGGGTGAAGCCCTTGCTCGATCGGAGTGAAGTAAGCGGCTCTTTCACAGTAATAACTCGATGGTGAATTGCTGCTGATCGCTGCCGGATGTGCCGCGTGAGTCATCCCATTGCACAATGATGGTACAACTGTTGCCGGTGCACGAGACGCTGCCGGTCGCTCCATCCCCGAGGCTTTTGTCTATCCGTTCGCGCCACTTCGCCAGTGCGACTGCCGGGAAGCTGCTGCCCGTTGGGCTGTCCTGGGACAGAGTGATGTCGAAGTCGCCAGCCTTGGCGCGTTTCGGGACCGCGCGCATCGCCTCGGTGATTGAGTAGGCGTGGATGATGGCCGCGTTCCTGTGGAGCGCGCTCTGGTTGTTTTTCAAGGCACGTATCTGTAACCCAGAGATGCCGAGCAGTCCGATCGAGAGGATGACGACGGCGACGAGCACCTCGATCAGGGTTGCTCCGGATGAAGACTCTTTTTGTTTGTGTGGCAGTGTGTGCTCCATGATCCTGTGACTCAGCAGCTGCTGTTATCGGAAGCGTCGCAACTCCTTATCCTTCCGGTAAAGTTGATCTCTATCTTTCTGGCTTTTCCTTGTAGTTTTATGAGGAAGGATTCTTCAGTTGAGCCGCCGCTGCCCTGGGAAAAACCGGAGGGCAGATAGCTGATGAAGTCCTTGAAGGAGTTCCCCGTGGTGATGGTGACGGCTGGGATGTTTTGTTCGTGTACGGAGATGATCTGATCGTTGCCGTCGATCTGACCTCTCGTGCCCCGGTCGGAGAAGATGATCCAGCCGTTTTCCCAGCCGGAGTCATCGGTGGCGCAAGCGGGTGAGTTGCTCGATGTGGTGGTCGATTTGCAAACGGTGACACGTGTGCCGCGCTTGATTGCCTCGGACCGCGCGACATGGAGCGCCTCCAGGAGGTCGTTGTTGATCACTGCGATACGGTTGGTGGCAACGATCTCGCGGAAGCTGGGTATCGCGACGCTGAGGATGATGGTGAGAATGCTGACGGTCACGATCAGCTCCAGCAAGGTGACGCCTTGTTGGCGGCTGCTGTCTCGAAATGGCTGAAATACTTTCATAAGCCCTGGGCTGACCGCTGTCGGTTCGATCGTTGGCGACGGATCACGGCACTAGTCTAGTGCAAGGGCCGTGGTGCCGACCGGGCATGCTCCACAGTTGAAGCCTAAACCACAGCAAGGGTAGGGGTTCTGGGGGTACGGTGAACCCCTTATACTGACCGTCCATTCGATAACACTTATGTACGCGGAGACGAGGACGAGTCATGCATAACAACCGCACTACCATCACCCAGTACATCATCGAGGAGCAGCGTCACGTCGCCGGGGCCACGGGCGATTTCAGCGGGCTGCTCAACGACGTGGTCACCGCCTGCAAGGTGATCAGCAACATGGTCAACCACGGCGCCCTGGTCGGGGTGCTGGGCAGCGCCGGGCAGGAGAACGTGCAGGGCGAGACGCAGAAGAAGCTCGACGTGCTCTCCAACGACGTCTTCCTCAAGTCGAACGAGTGGGC
Coding sequences within:
- a CDS encoding gamma carbonic anhydrase family protein — encoded protein: MCPIRAFEGRRAEIDPDAWVDPSAVLIGAVRLAAAASVWPGCVVRGDVERIEIGAASNVQDGCVLHVSHDGPFRPGGAPLLIGERVTVGHQALLHGCEIRERCLIGSGARVLDGALIHPYTLLGAGALVTPGQELAGGQLWLGAPARPVRLLSERERAQIDYSAEHYVALAARHRAALAEVDG
- a CDS encoding methyltransferase domain-containing protein, translated to MSRRARRPVAASHDASTQAALVDAFRGGDLSRAETLARRLTATRPGAAFGWKALGSVLLAEGRPRAALDALERALALAGDDPECRNTLGRALLDLGEPARALEVLERARVLRPADPMVLGNLGAALQALGRSEAALVPLARAVALAPDSAAALNNQAGALLVLDRAAAARPLLERALALDPGLVQARANWVRSVEMLRPDAPSPALRGLLVRALDECWCMPQRLLVPSCALLHAEPSIAALIARAAVHWPGSPTLAVLGGASVVAALLDDALLMALLPRVILGDVGLERLLTLLRRALLVEVERARLDAAGLALLVVIAQQCELAEFVHDQTDEETARVAALRAELAEALRWRAPIAAERVAAVAAYLPLGSIPFAERLLERDWPEGLQPLLERQLVEPLAERRQLQHIERWALTEDVVSRRVRAQYERNPYPRWRVSEPVLTPAPDLPALLRQRLPGVELEGVVCPETPEVLVAGCGTGEHAIATARRLRGARVLAIDLSLRSLCHARARSEALGVAVRYAQADLLALAALDERFDLIESVGVLHHLDDPLAGVRVLVGRLRPGGVMLLGLYSERARAAVYRARALVDAAGIGDDPARIRRARQRLIEAADEERVLRPLLDSPDFHSMSGCRDLLFHVQEHCFTPSGLADLFSDAGLELLGVELDPTRRAAYRARFPEDPTVADLARLDTFERDHPLTFAGMYHCWVRPRAGTRPD
- a CDS encoding sensor domain-containing protein — encoded protein: MSLLSAIPQGALLLDQGLRITEVNRPLLELIGKPGTELRGTCFSDLLAYASPALLAQFDIATHEASPRRLNILLATKNGQLRAQLAVSPYQNQETQWLVMVMDTARSELANQYPAHTEEAQAFARVANWQLEVATGQVRVTRTWYDIWGLPPTEMLMLEDALGLIHPDDRPRVEQALEQAGESHAPIQVRFRLQRPDGSECWVEGTGHIDPRATESDARICGVVMDITERYRAEQALSHYSEILAASSERLAFVDPEHHIRAVNRAFLNALDRDYDAVIDQPLGRVISDQTLGAALQQALEHCLAHAKEHAEDLRRPGPDGEPRDLEIRVSPHHGDDDQLAGAVINVRDVTLVREAERRLLQSAAVYAATSEGVLITDPEGGIIAVNAAFSRITGYTEAEVLGRNPSLLNSHWHPRSFFVGMWRHLLKHGSWIGEVWNRRKDGEIYLQRLAIHRIVDARGNLLNYVGVFAEHSATLNTPRRAEYLAHYDQLTKLPNRLLFNSRLEHAIELRQRKQIPLALFLIDLDRFANINTHLGPQIGDELLRSVALRLRSEIRPADTLARLSANQFGLIFEEIPGIGEAESIAQRLQNCLAAPFHIREHEVFVTASIGIAFDPSTGRDRDLLLAKAESALRAVKQGGRNAYRCLAIHTDAAAEERQRLIGQLREGLERGDFQLHYQPRVDVESGRWCGIEAMARWNQPQLGLVAPERFLPLTDDGGFLVELGHWTLNRACEQFQRWRSRGLPVGRLALNVSEPLLLRLDLASTIARALDTHGLAGDQLELEFTEGLLLKHSDQIVELFAALHQLGVHLTLRDVGAGWLAPSLLRRLSVGTLSIHRGFIENLPEAQEDLDVVHAIVALAQSFEIGLLADGVRTEGQRELLLTIGCPHAQGELYAPPLPPEQLEHRISQKPEPRPPKLRGS
- a CDS encoding type IV pilin protein — encoded protein: MGKKHSAGFSLIELMITVAIIGILAAIAYPSYIDQVTKTYRGRAKSCIGEYAQFMERYYTENMSYAGAAPNLSCSSDDGIDARYTITVKDLGRSTYTIEALPIGAQSTHDTKCATLSLDQSGKKGASGSGGVSGCW